One Peptostreptococcus equinus genomic window carries:
- the rplA gene encoding 50S ribosomal protein L1 translates to MAKKGKRYAEVSAKVDRSVYYDASQALQLSVDTAAAKFDETIEAHIKLGVDSRHADQQVRGAVVLPHGTGKTKRVLVFAKGEKAKEAEAAGADFVGADELVKKIQGENWFEFDIVVATPDMMGVVGRLGRVLGPKGLMPNPKSGTVTFDVAKAIEEIKAGKVEYRLDKTNIIHTTIGKASFGQEKLFDNFKVLMEAIVKAKPSAAKGQYLKSITVSSTMGPGVKINPVKYAD, encoded by the coding sequence ATGGCAAAAAAAGGTAAGAGATATGCAGAAGTATCTGCAAAAGTAGACAGAAGTGTTTACTATGATGCATCTCAGGCTCTACAGTTATCAGTAGACACTGCAGCTGCAAAATTTGATGAAACAATAGAAGCTCACATTAAGTTGGGTGTTGACTCTAGACATGCTGATCAGCAGGTTAGAGGTGCTGTGGTATTACCACACGGAACAGGTAAGACGAAGAGAGTATTAGTTTTCGCTAAGGGTGAAAAGGCTAAGGAAGCAGAAGCTGCAGGAGCAGATTTTGTAGGAGCTGACGAATTAGTAAAGAAAATCCAGGGAGAAAACTGGTTTGAATTTGATATAGTAGTTGCTACTCCTGATATGATGGGTGTAGTTGGTAGACTAGGTAGAGTATTAGGACCTAAGGGATTAATGCCAAATCCAAAGTCTGGAACAGTTACATTTGATGTAGCAAAGGCTATTGAAGAAATTAAGGCTGGTAAGGTTGAATATAGATTAGATAAGACTAACATTATTCATACTACAATCGGTAAAGCTTCATTCGGACAGGAAAAGTTATTTGATAACTTCAAGGTTTTAATGGAAGCTATAGTTAAGGCCAAGCCATCAGCTGCTAAAGGACAGTATTTGAAGTCTATAACAGTATCTTCAACTATGGGACCTGGCGTTAAGATTAACCCAGTTAAGTATGCTGATTAA
- the hydA gene encoding dihydropyrimidinase has product MSNYDLVIKNANVLTSSDNYTADIGIKDGKIVEIASSIDGDNVYDAGGKYVIPGGIDVHTHMDMPFGGTFSSDDFETGTKAAAIGGTTAIIDYAVQPQGKSLNETIEIWSQKAEGKAVIDYGFHLGVTKLNDQTREELPVLLKNGFPTFKVFMVYDGMRLTDKELLEILQIAKDHDGLVCVHAENYDSINYNINKLLNDGKTEPLYHAISRPQKCEAEATNRAVKLAEMLDAPIYIVHVSNQEAADVIAKSRKNGFKTMGETCPQYLLLSIENYKEENFNGAKYVMSPPLRDGFNNELLWQSLRLGKLQTVATDHCPFFMEQKRMGIDNFTKIPNGAPGVEPRMALIYNYGVNEGKISLGKFVELTSTNPAKIFGMYPKKGTIAVNSDADLVVFDPNKEVTLSVDNLHENVDYTPYEGYKVKGYPVATFSRGELIAENGEYVGKDSRGQLLKREKPEVL; this is encoded by the coding sequence ATGTCTAATTATGATTTAGTAATTAAAAATGCCAATGTTTTAACAAGTTCTGATAATTATACCGCTGATATAGGTATAAAGGACGGAAAGATAGTAGAAATAGCTAGCTCTATTGATGGTGATAATGTCTACGATGCAGGTGGAAAATATGTAATTCCTGGAGGTATTGATGTACATACACATATGGATATGCCTTTTGGTGGTACATTCTCAAGTGATGACTTTGAAACAGGAACAAAAGCTGCCGCTATAGGTGGTACTACTGCAATTATTGACTATGCTGTTCAACCACAAGGAAAATCATTAAATGAAACTATAGAAATATGGAGCCAAAAAGCTGAAGGAAAAGCTGTAATTGACTATGGATTCCATTTAGGTGTTACAAAATTAAATGACCAAACAAGAGAAGAACTTCCTGTTCTATTAAAGAACGGCTTCCCTACATTCAAAGTATTTATGGTTTACGATGGTATGAGACTTACTGACAAGGAACTATTAGAAATACTTCAAATAGCAAAAGACCATGATGGTTTAGTATGTGTACATGCTGAAAACTACGATTCAATCAACTATAATATCAATAAATTATTAAATGATGGTAAAACAGAACCTCTATATCATGCAATTTCAAGACCTCAAAAATGCGAGGCTGAAGCTACAAATAGAGCTGTTAAATTAGCAGAAATGTTAGACGCTCCTATTTACATAGTACATGTAAGTAATCAAGAAGCAGCTGATGTAATAGCAAAATCTAGAAAGAACGGATTTAAGACTATGGGTGAAACTTGTCCACAGTACTTACTTTTATCAATAGAAAACTACAAAGAAGAAAATTTCAACGGAGCTAAATATGTAATGAGTCCTCCATTAAGAGATGGATTTAATAATGAATTATTATGGCAGTCTCTAAGATTAGGAAAACTACAGACAGTAGCAACAGACCATTGTCCTTTCTTTATGGAACAAAAGAGAATGGGTATCGATAATTTCACAAAGATACCAAATGGTGCACCAGGAGTTGAACCAAGAATGGCTCTAATATACAATTACGGTGTAAATGAAGGCAAAATTTCTTTAGGAAAATTTGTAGAACTTACATCTACTAACCCAGCAAAGATATTTGGTATGTATCCAAAGAAAGGTACAATCGCTGTAAATTCTGATGCTGACCTAGTAGTATTCGATCCAAATAAGGAAGTTACACTTTCTGTAGATAATCTACATGAAAACGTTGACTATACTCCATATGAAGGCTATAAAGTTAAAGGCTATCCAGTGGCTACATTCTCTAGAGGTGAATTAATAGCTGAAAATGGAGAATATGTGGGTAAGGATTCTAGAGGACAACTATTAAAGAGAGAAAAGCCGGAGGTTTTATAA
- the secE gene encoding preprotein translocase subunit SecE, giving the protein MAKENVEVSEQKVGFIKGTVKELKQVTWPTKGELAGKTTVVLGVVIVSTLFVWLVDTGLSKLLSLIVK; this is encoded by the coding sequence ATGGCTAAAGAAAATGTAGAAGTTTCAGAACAGAAAGTTGGCTTTATAAAAGGAACAGTTAAAGAACTTAAACAAGTTACTTGGCCGACAAAAGGCGAACTTGCTGGTAAGACAACAGTCGTACTAGGAGTTGTAATAGTATCTACTTTATTTGTATGGTTAGTAGATACGGGGCTATCCAAGCTGCTAAGTTTGATAGTTAAATAA
- the preA gene encoding NAD-dependent dihydropyrimidine dehydrogenase subunit PreA, with the protein MALVKDLSIEFLGVKCENPFFLSSSPVCSNYEMIKKAFEAGWAGVYYKTIGIFIPDECSPRFDITRKEGAVWTGFKNMEMISDKPLEKNLEYIKRLKEEFPTKVMAVSIMGSDEEEWRILAKKVTEAGADLIECNFSCPQMTSHAMGSDVGQNPELVEKYTRAVVESTHLPVIAKMTPNIGNMEVPALAAVKGGAKGIAAINTIKSITNIDIENLTAMPVVNAKSSISGYSGAAVKPIALRFITQMKQHEGLTDIPITGMGGIETWNDALEFLLVGASNLQVTTSVMQYGYRIVEDMISGLSHFMEEKGFDKLEDMVGLALPNIVPAEDLDRSFKIIPKIDYDKCVGCGRCYVSCFDAAHQAIDWDKENRKPIINDKCVGCHLCLNVCPVLDCILPGEVKFKEGRQEHEIEMKHKYI; encoded by the coding sequence ATGGCATTAGTAAAAGATCTTTCAATAGAATTTTTAGGAGTAAAGTGCGAGAATCCTTTCTTCTTGTCTTCATCTCCAGTATGTAGTAATTATGAAATGATAAAAAAAGCTTTTGAAGCTGGTTGGGCAGGAGTATATTATAAGACAATAGGTATATTTATACCTGACGAATGTTCACCAAGATTTGACATAACAAGAAAAGAAGGTGCAGTTTGGACTGGATTCAAAAATATGGAAATGATTTCAGACAAACCTTTAGAAAAGAACTTAGAATATATAAAAAGATTAAAAGAAGAATTTCCAACTAAAGTTATGGCCGTAAGTATAATGGGTAGTGATGAAGAAGAATGGAGAATACTTGCGAAGAAAGTAACTGAAGCAGGCGCAGATCTTATTGAATGTAACTTCTCATGTCCACAGATGACAAGCCATGCTATGGGATCAGATGTTGGCCAAAATCCAGAATTAGTAGAAAAATATACTAGAGCAGTTGTTGAATCTACTCATCTTCCAGTAATAGCAAAGATGACTCCAAATATCGGTAACATGGAAGTTCCTGCTCTAGCAGCTGTAAAAGGTGGAGCAAAAGGTATAGCGGCAATAAATACAATCAAATCAATCACTAATATAGATATAGAAAACCTAACTGCAATGCCAGTTGTTAATGCAAAATCATCTATTTCAGGCTATTCTGGAGCAGCTGTAAAGCCTATAGCTCTTAGATTTATCACTCAGATGAAGCAACATGAAGGTCTAACAGATATTCCTATCACTGGTATGGGTGGTATAGAAACTTGGAATGATGCTTTAGAATTCCTATTAGTAGGAGCAAGCAACTTACAGGTTACAACTTCTGTAATGCAATATGGTTATAGAATAGTTGAAGATATGATAAGTGGTTTATCTCACTTTATGGAAGAAAAGGGCTTTGATAAACTAGAAGATATGGTGGGATTGGCACTTCCAAATATAGTACCAGCAGAAGATCTTGATAGATCATTTAAAATCATACCAAAGATTGATTATGACAAGTGCGTAGGTTGTGGAAGATGTTATGTATCTTGCTTTGATGCAGCTCATCAGGCTATTGACTGGGATAAGGAAAACAGAAAGCCAATTATAAATGATAAGTGTGTAGGCTGTCACTTATGTTTAAATGTATGTCCAGTCTTAGATTGTATTCTACCAGGAGAAGTTAAATTTAAAGAAGGTAGACAAGAACATGAAATAGAAATGAAGCATAAATATATATAA
- a CDS encoding FAD-dependent oxidoreductase, with translation MSYVEKIKYGEKAEKDYDIRTAMEEATRCLLCEDAPCSKGCPAGTNPGKFIRSIRLRNFKGAAETIRENNILGGCCSLVCPYGNLCEKECARCGIDEPIKIGKLQKFAIDHEKESGMQILKASEKKLGKKVACIGSGPASLACAAKLAQEGVDVTIFEQFEKAGGVLTYGITPSRLPQEVIEHDIDQVRNLGVEFKFNTRIEGKEGIENLLKEYDAVFVGVGLWSGSIPDIKGKDSKGVYSAQEFLKKARENNGDIEIGEDVLIIGGGDVAMDCASTSKQVGAKNVAIVYRRTIEEAPSYYEEIRYVQSMGIPIHTRFAPEEILADSNGNVEKMLFKSWDNVSEMTMKADTVVFAIGQKPSEDYKDVEYPKGVFVNGDIVNGGLTVVQAVADGKQSAEEILNYLA, from the coding sequence ATGAGCTATGTAGAAAAAATTAAATATGGAGAAAAAGCAGAAAAAGATTACGATATAAGAACTGCTATGGAAGAAGCCACTAGATGTCTGTTGTGTGAAGATGCTCCTTGTAGTAAAGGATGTCCAGCAGGAACAAACCCTGGAAAGTTTATAAGATCTATCAGACTTAGAAACTTTAAAGGTGCAGCAGAAACTATCAGAGAAAATAATATTTTAGGTGGTTGTTGTTCATTAGTCTGTCCATACGGAAATCTTTGCGAAAAAGAATGTGCAAGATGTGGTATAGATGAACCAATAAAAATAGGTAAGTTACAGAAGTTTGCAATTGACCATGAAAAAGAAAGTGGTATGCAAATTTTAAAAGCATCTGAAAAGAAATTAGGTAAGAAAGTTGCTTGTATAGGTTCAGGGCCTGCTTCACTTGCATGTGCAGCGAAATTAGCTCAAGAAGGTGTAGATGTAACAATATTTGAACAGTTTGAAAAAGCAGGCGGTGTATTAACTTACGGAATTACACCATCTAGATTACCTCAAGAAGTAATCGAACATGATATAGACCAAGTAAGAAACTTGGGTGTTGAATTTAAGTTTAATACTAGAATAGAAGGAAAAGAAGGTATAGAAAACTTATTAAAGGAATATGATGCTGTATTTGTAGGTGTTGGTTTATGGTCTGGATCTATTCCTGATATAAAAGGAAAAGACTCTAAGGGAGTTTATTCAGCTCAAGAGTTTTTAAAGAAAGCTAGAGAAAATAATGGAGATATAGAAATTGGAGAAGATGTTCTAATCATAGGTGGTGGAGACGTTGCTATGGATTGTGCTTCTACTTCAAAGCAGGTAGGTGCAAAGAACGTGGCTATAGTATATAGAAGAACTATAGAAGAAGCACCATCTTATTATGAAGAAATAAGATATGTTCAATCAATGGGTATTCCAATTCACACTAGATTTGCCCCTGAAGAAATATTGGCTGATTCAAATGGAAATGTAGAAAAAATGCTATTTAAATCATGGGACAATGTTTCTGAAATGACTATGAAGGCAGATACTGTAGTATTCGCTATTGGACAAAAGCCATCAGAAGATTACAAGGATGTAGAATATCCTAAGGGAGTATTTGTAAATGGAGATATAGTAAATGGTGGTTTAACAGTAGTTCAGGCAGTTGCTGATGGAAAACAATCTGCAGAAGAAATTTTGAATTATTTAGCTTAA
- the nusG gene encoding transcription termination/antitermination protein NusG: MSEERDLNWYVVHTYSGHENKVKTTIENTVKNRGMEDIIQQVIVPTEEVVTTTKTGKEKISQRKVFPSYVIIKMEMTDESWYIVRNTKGVTGFVGPGSKPVSLTVDEVKAMGIELPESKIVSGEIDLHKGDTVKVISGAFVDNVGEVDDVNIEKREVKVYVNAFGRKALVTLGLENIEKV; the protein is encoded by the coding sequence ATGTCAGAAGAAAGAGATTTAAATTGGTATGTCGTTCACACATACTCAGGACATGAAAATAAAGTAAAAACTACAATTGAAAATACTGTAAAAAATAGAGGTATGGAAGATATTATCCAACAGGTAATAGTTCCTACTGAAGAGGTAGTGACAACTACTAAGACTGGTAAAGAAAAAATTAGTCAGAGAAAAGTATTTCCAAGCTATGTTATTATCAAAATGGAAATGACAGATGAATCATGGTATATTGTCAGAAACACTAAGGGTGTTACTGGATTTGTAGGTCCTGGGTCTAAACCAGTATCATTGACAGTAGATGAAGTTAAGGCTATGGGAATAGAATTACCTGAATCAAAGATTGTCAGTGGAGAAATTGATTTACACAAGGGCGATACAGTAAAAGTAATCAGTGGTGCTTTTGTCGATAATGTAGGAGAAGTTGACGACGTAAACATTGAAAAAAGAGAAGTAAAAGTCTATGTAAATGCATTTGGTAGGAAGGCTCTAGTAACATTAGGGCTTGAAAATATAGAAAAAGTATAA
- a CDS encoding sigma-54 interaction domain-containing protein — MLDKKTGEYMDVGQLLPKNKAEFFQKIIDYSYDEIFVANGDGICIYCNNTFEKNYGVKRSDILGQHISYIIDNNYVDILLFDDVLKNKKEITYKQKTAKGRIILNTSVPVLNSDGDVLYVVENCRDITEYEILHNTLDQTQKQLSKEKIISNRKDSIKNTFSYFKSKNMQETLVKTLRFASKDVNLIITGKSGTGKTSLAKFIHDNSDRKNKPFININCTTIPENLIESELFGYKKGAFTGALSSGKKGLVEQAEGGTLFLDEVSEIPMATQAKLLELVQEKQFLPIGSDKKFIADIRIITATNKNLEDAVKNKKFREDLYYRLNVVQLNMPALKDRSEDISVLISHFLLYYNNKYDSKVKMPAQIYDILNNYDWPGNIRELEHLIEFLVINCQNGVISINELPVNILNNENESIMEEHQININIPEKADYKIILEETEGKIIRKYYSTYPSSYKLAEALNLSQSTANRLINKYCK, encoded by the coding sequence ATGTTAGATAAAAAAACTGGGGAATATATGGATGTAGGGCAGTTGCTTCCTAAAAATAAAGCAGAATTTTTTCAAAAAATAATTGATTACTCTTACGACGAAATTTTTGTGGCTAATGGTGATGGTATTTGTATATATTGCAATAACACATTTGAAAAAAATTATGGTGTAAAAAGATCTGATATATTGGGCCAACATATATCCTATATTATTGATAATAATTATGTAGATATATTACTATTCGATGATGTTTTAAAAAATAAAAAAGAAATCACATATAAACAAAAAACAGCCAAAGGACGCATTATATTAAATACATCTGTACCAGTTCTAAACTCAGATGGAGATGTTTTATATGTAGTGGAAAACTGCAGAGATATAACAGAGTATGAAATTCTACACAACACTCTTGATCAAACTCAAAAGCAACTTAGTAAAGAAAAAATTATATCCAACAGAAAAGACAGTATAAAAAATACTTTCTCTTATTTTAAAAGTAAGAATATGCAAGAAACTTTGGTAAAGACGCTTAGATTTGCGAGCAAAGATGTAAACCTAATAATTACAGGTAAATCTGGTACTGGTAAAACTTCACTTGCTAAATTTATACATGATAATAGCGATAGAAAAAATAAACCATTTATAAATATAAACTGTACTACTATACCAGAAAATCTTATAGAGTCAGAATTATTCGGCTATAAAAAAGGTGCTTTCACTGGTGCCCTAAGCAGTGGTAAAAAAGGTCTTGTTGAACAAGCAGAGGGTGGGACTTTATTTTTGGATGAGGTAAGTGAAATCCCAATGGCAACACAAGCAAAGCTTTTAGAATTAGTTCAAGAAAAGCAATTTCTACCTATCGGCTCTGATAAAAAATTTATTGCAGACATTAGAATAATAACTGCGACAAATAAAAATCTAGAAGATGCAGTAAAAAACAAAAAATTTAGAGAGGATTTATATTACAGATTAAATGTAGTTCAATTAAATATGCCTGCACTTAAAGATAGATCAGAAGATATTAGCGTATTAATAAGTCATTTTTTACTGTATTACAATAATAAATATGATTCCAAAGTAAAAATGCCAGCACAAATATACGATATACTTAACAACTATGATTGGCCAGGTAATATAAGAGAACTTGAGCATTTGATTGAATTTTTGGTAATAAACTGCCAAAATGGAGTCATTTCAATCAATGAACTTCCGGTAAATATTTTAAATAATGAAAATGAATCAATTATGGAAGAACATCAAATTAATATAAATATTCCCGAAAAAGCTGATTACAAAATTATATTGGAAGAAACTGAAGGAAAAATAATTAGAAAATACTATTCTACTTACCCTTCTTCATACAAGTTGGCAGAAGCTTTAAATTTGTCTCAAAGTACTGCAAATAGACTAATTAATAAGTACTGTAAATAA
- a CDS encoding DUF1097 domain-containing protein: MSFIVALSLSTGICCGIWALIASFTSLHLVTWIGFAGCTAYFASGRHGLDGIKSAFFALMSGVLSAIIAVWISGRFPEIGAVAILMTGVISGTMCLQSVAKPLWFIPGAFIGCFSTFAFLSSGANLFGPDIITHILSLSLGTILAVSCDKGAGLLFKHFGKEEV; encoded by the coding sequence ATGAGTTTTATTGTTGCTCTGTCTTTATCTACAGGGATATGCTGTGGTATATGGGCTCTTATTGCGTCTTTTACGTCGCTACACTTAGTTACTTGGATTGGTTTTGCTGGTTGTACAGCATATTTTGCTTCAGGTCGACATGGTTTAGACGGAATAAAATCAGCCTTTTTTGCACTTATGTCCGGAGTTCTTTCAGCCATAATAGCTGTCTGGATTAGTGGGAGATTTCCTGAGATAGGGGCAGTTGCTATTTTAATGACTGGAGTAATATCAGGTACTATGTGTCTGCAGTCTGTAGCAAAACCTCTTTGGTTTATACCAGGAGCCTTCATAGGTTGTTTTTCAACCTTTGCGTTTTTATCTTCTGGAGCAAATCTTTTCGGTCCAGATATAATCACACACATTCTGTCTTTGTCTCTTGGTACTATTTTAGCTGTATCTTGTGATAAAGGAGCAGGATTATTATTTAAACACTTTGGAAAAGAAGAAGTGTAA
- a CDS encoding APC family permease → MEENKNSKELVKTVGLATATFTVVGSIIGAGVFFKPQAIYTATGGAPGIAMLCWLIAGLVTICAGLTVSELATSIPKTGGMAIYIKEMYGDMFGFLAGWVQVFLYFPAMIAALAVVFADQFVALSGMPSMKMPITVLMLIIVFFFHLQGGKQSAAIGNISTVSKVLVLFIIIIAGFILGKNNASITQPFIGEGVNPVVAGGQVLLALFFVFDGWINVCALAGEMKNPAKDLSKAIVGGILIVLAIYVIVNIAYLRVLPAKTLGGSASPGLDVAKAIFGDIGGLIIGAGIMISVFGCASAFSFTGSRVLYAIAQDDVLPKSDKLSKLNKNGVPGNSIIVIGIISFIYAMSGQFNLLSDFAIFSIWIFIVLTFFAVFKNRKLKDPKTFAFRVPAYPLVPILAILGGAFVLGVQLITSTLLSLGSIIILLLGVPIYKWGSKKVKNNNI, encoded by the coding sequence ATGGAAGAAAATAAAAACTCAAAAGAATTAGTTAAAACGGTAGGGCTTGCTACGGCGACTTTTACAGTGGTAGGTTCTATTATAGGTGCAGGTGTTTTCTTTAAACCTCAAGCTATATATACAGCAACAGGTGGTGCGCCGGGAATAGCGATGCTCTGTTGGTTAATTGCTGGATTAGTGACAATTTGTGCAGGACTGACAGTATCAGAATTGGCTACATCAATACCTAAAACAGGTGGTATGGCTATTTATATAAAGGAAATGTATGGAGATATGTTTGGGTTTCTTGCAGGTTGGGTCCAAGTATTTTTGTACTTCCCTGCTATGATAGCGGCGCTTGCAGTAGTATTTGCAGATCAATTTGTAGCCTTGTCTGGAATGCCATCAATGAAGATGCCGATTACAGTATTAATGTTGATAATAGTATTCTTCTTTCATTTGCAAGGTGGAAAACAAAGTGCAGCTATAGGTAATATATCTACTGTAAGTAAAGTATTGGTTCTTTTTATAATTATAATAGCAGGATTTATATTAGGAAAGAATAATGCCTCGATAACGCAACCTTTTATAGGTGAAGGCGTAAATCCAGTTGTGGCTGGTGGACAGGTATTACTTGCACTTTTTTTTGTATTTGATGGTTGGATTAATGTTTGTGCATTAGCAGGTGAAATGAAAAACCCAGCTAAAGATTTATCTAAGGCAATAGTAGGTGGAATATTAATAGTACTTGCTATTTATGTGATAGTAAATATAGCTTACTTAAGAGTTTTACCAGCTAAAACACTGGGGGGCTCAGCTTCTCCTGGTTTAGATGTAGCTAAAGCTATATTTGGAGACATAGGTGGACTAATTATAGGAGCTGGAATAATGATATCAGTATTTGGATGCGCTAGTGCATTTAGTTTTACTGGATCAAGAGTATTATATGCAATAGCCCAGGATGATGTGCTTCCTAAAAGTGATAAACTTTCTAAATTAAATAAAAATGGTGTACCAGGAAATTCAATTATAGTAATTGGTATAATATCTTTTATATATGCTATGAGTGGACAATTTAACTTATTATCCGACTTTGCTATATTCTCTATTTGGATATTTATTGTACTGACATTTTTTGCTGTATTTAAAAACAGAAAGCTAAAGGATCCAAAAACTTTTGCATTTAGAGTACCAGCATATCCACTTGTTCCTATATTAGCTATATTAGGTGGAGCATTTGTATTAGGAGTTCAGCTCATAACTAGCACATTATTATCATTGGGTAGTATAATAATATTACTTTTAGGAGTGCCTATTTATAAATGGGGATCTAAAAAAGTAAAAAATAATAATATATAG
- the rpmG gene encoding 50S ribosomal protein L33 yields MRVKVTLACTECGQRNYNTTKNKKNNPDRIELQKYCKFCKKHTTHKETK; encoded by the coding sequence ATGAGAGTGAAAGTAACATTAGCATGTACAGAATGCGGTCAGAGAAACTACAATACTACAAAGAATAAGAAAAACAATCCTGACAGAATAGAATTACAGAAATACTGTAAGTTCTGTAAGAAGCACACAACTCATAAGGAAACTAAGTAA
- the rplK gene encoding 50S ribosomal protein L11, whose amino-acid sequence MAKKIIGQIKLQIPAGKATPAPPVGPALGQHGVNIMAFTKEFNAKTADQAGMIIPVVISVYQDRSFSFITKTPPAAVLIKKKINLQSGSGEPNKKKVGKITSAQVREIAELKLKDLNASSVESAMKMIAGTARSMGVEVVD is encoded by the coding sequence ATGGCTAAGAAAATTATTGGACAGATTAAATTACAGATACCTGCAGGAAAGGCAACTCCAGCTCCACCAGTTGGACCAGCACTAGGACAGCACGGTGTTAACATTATGGCGTTCACAAAGGAATTCAATGCTAAGACAGCAGATCAGGCAGGTATGATAATACCAGTAGTAATATCAGTATACCAGGATAGATCATTCAGTTTTATAACTAAAACTCCACCAGCTGCAGTTCTTATCAAGAAGAAAATCAACCTTCAGTCAGGTTCAGGAGAACCAAACAAGAAGAAAGTTGGTAAAATAACTTCAGCTCAGGTAAGAGAAATTGCTGAATTAAAGTTGAAAGACCTTAACGCTTCTTCAGTTGAATCAGCAATGAAAATGATAGCTGGAACAGCTAGAAGTATGGGTGTTGAAGTAGTTGACTAA